From the genome of Polyodon spathula isolate WHYD16114869_AA chromosome 14, ASM1765450v1, whole genome shotgun sequence, one region includes:
- the LOC121327435 gene encoding transcription factor HES-1-like isoform X2, whose amino-acid sequence MPADMEKTSCSPVAATPASMNSTADKPKTASEHRKSSKPIMEKRRRARINESLGQLKTLILDALKKDSSRHSKLEKADILEMTVKHLRNLQRAQMTDLTVLGKYRAGFSECMNEVTRFLSTCEGVNTEVRTRLLGHLASCMSQINAMNYPTQPQVPASHPHPAFGQPMVQIPGASPQPNVLPLNGMPCKAGSALSSPTDATKLYGGFQLVPATDGQFAFLIPNAAFAPSGPVIPVYANSNSVTTPVPAAVSPGAPVTADSVWRPW is encoded by the exons ATGCCAGCCGATATGGAGAAAACGTCCTGTTCTCCCGTCGCTGCAACCCCGGCTAGCATGAACTCGACCGCGGATAAGCCCAAGACAGCCTCGGAGCACAGAAAG TCCTCCAAACCAATTATGGAGAAAAGGCGGAGAGCGAGAATTAACGAAAGCCTGGGGCAATTAAAAACTCTCATCTTGGATGCGCTTAAGAAAGAT AGTTCCAGACATTCCAAGCTGGAGAAAGCTGACATCCTTGAAATGACAGTGAAGCACCTCAGAAACCTGCAAAGAGCACAGATGACTG ATCTCACAGTCCTGGGCAAGTACAGAGCTGGGTTCAGCGAGTGCATGAACGAGGTGACACGGTTCCTCTCCACCTGTGAAGGAGTTAACACAGAGGTCAGGACCCGGCTCCTGGGGCACCTAGCCAGCTGCATGTCTCAGATCAACGCCATGAACTACCCGACACAGCCGCAGGTCCCCGCCAGTCACCCACATCCAGCCTTCGGCCAGCCCATGGTACAAATCCCAGGCGCGTCCCCTCAGCCCAACGTCTTGCCCCTCAACGGGATGCCGTGCAAAGCTGGCTCGGCGCTCAGCTCACCCACAGACGCCACTAAACTATATGGCGGATTCCAGCTTGTTCCAGCCACAGACGGACAATTTGCCTTCCTGATCCCAAATGCAGCGTTTGCACCAAGCGGACCCGTGATCCCAGTTTATGCCAACAGCAATAGCGTCACCACACCAGTGCCCGCTGCAGTCTCTCCAGGCGCGCCGGTCACCGCTGATTCGGTTTGGAGgccttggtaa
- the LOC121327435 gene encoding transcription factor HES-1-like isoform X1: MPADMEKTSCSPVAATPASMNSTADKPKTASEHRKSSKPIMEKRRRARINESLGQLKTLILDALKKDSSRHSKLEKADILEMTVKHLRNLQRAQMTAALNTDLTVLGKYRAGFSECMNEVTRFLSTCEGVNTEVRTRLLGHLASCMSQINAMNYPTQPQVPASHPHPAFGQPMVQIPGASPQPNVLPLNGMPCKAGSALSSPTDATKLYGGFQLVPATDGQFAFLIPNAAFAPSGPVIPVYANSNSVTTPVPAAVSPGAPVTADSVWRPW, from the exons ATGCCAGCCGATATGGAGAAAACGTCCTGTTCTCCCGTCGCTGCAACCCCGGCTAGCATGAACTCGACCGCGGATAAGCCCAAGACAGCCTCGGAGCACAGAAAG TCCTCCAAACCAATTATGGAGAAAAGGCGGAGAGCGAGAATTAACGAAAGCCTGGGGCAATTAAAAACTCTCATCTTGGATGCGCTTAAGAAAGAT AGTTCCAGACATTCCAAGCTGGAGAAAGCTGACATCCTTGAAATGACAGTGAAGCACCTCAGAAACCTGCAAAGAGCACAGATGACTG CTGCTTTAAACACAGATCTCACAGTCCTGGGCAAGTACAGAGCTGGGTTCAGCGAGTGCATGAACGAGGTGACACGGTTCCTCTCCACCTGTGAAGGAGTTAACACAGAGGTCAGGACCCGGCTCCTGGGGCACCTAGCCAGCTGCATGTCTCAGATCAACGCCATGAACTACCCGACACAGCCGCAGGTCCCCGCCAGTCACCCACATCCAGCCTTCGGCCAGCCCATGGTACAAATCCCAGGCGCGTCCCCTCAGCCCAACGTCTTGCCCCTCAACGGGATGCCGTGCAAAGCTGGCTCGGCGCTCAGCTCACCCACAGACGCCACTAAACTATATGGCGGATTCCAGCTTGTTCCAGCCACAGACGGACAATTTGCCTTCCTGATCCCAAATGCAGCGTTTGCACCAAGCGGACCCGTGATCCCAGTTTATGCCAACAGCAATAGCGTCACCACACCAGTGCCCGCTGCAGTCTCTCCAGGCGCGCCGGTCACCGCTGATTCGGTTTGGAGgccttggtaa